The genomic region ACCGGCCTCAACCGTATCGAACTGGGGCAGTATCTGCGCCACCAGGAGATCAGCGCCTCGATCGTCAACGATGCCCGGGCGCTGCGCTCGGGGCTGGAAACGGGCGAATTCTCGGCGGCGATCACCGAAGCCCTTCTGGCCCAACAGACCTTCGGCGACACCGATTACGAGATCACCGTCCTGGGCGAGCCGCTGGAGCGTTTCTCCCTCGGCATCGGCTTCTGGAAAGGCGACATGACCCTCAAGCGGGCCGTCGAAGGCGTTCTGGCCGACCTCTGGGATGACGGCACAATGGCCGAGATCGCCGGTACCTATGGTCTGGACGCCGACATCTTGTGCCCACCCAGCGCCACCGGCTGCGCCTGATTCAAACTTTATGCTCGGCAGTGTTGTCCTGCGGTGCCGGGACCCTTGGACCCGGCTGCGGGACATCGGGATTGCCGTCCGAGCGGTCCCGGTGCAGGGCGGCGCGCGAGAGCAGCATGAGGGTTACCGGCGTCGTGACGGTGACGAAAACCAGAATGAGGATTTCGTGCAGAACCGGCCGCGCCTCCACGAGCGAGAAATAAAGCGCGGACGCCGCCACGACGCCCACCATCCCGAAGCTTGTGCCCAGCGTTGGCGCATGCACCCGGGCATAAAACGAGTTCAGCCGCGCCAGCCCCAGACAGCCGAGCAAAGTCAGCCCGGCGCCGCCAAGGATCAGCACGGCAAAAACGATAGCGCCCCAGAGCGGAATCTCGGTCATTCGATAACCTCCCCGCGCATGAGGAACTTGGCCAGCGCCACGGTGCTGACAAAGCCCAGCATGCCGATCACCAGTGCCACTTCAAAGAAGATGGAGGTCCCGATCCTGATCCCCACGGTGACCAGCATCAGCATCCCGGTGACATAAAAGGCGTCCAGCGCAAGCACCCGATCCTGGGCCCGTGGTCCCAGGATCATGCGATAGGCCGCCAGCACCATCGCCAATGCCAG from Pelagibacterium sp. 26DY04 harbors:
- the mnhG gene encoding monovalent cation/H(+) antiporter subunit G codes for the protein MTEIPLWGAIVFAVLILGGAGLTLLGCLGLARLNSFYARVHAPTLGTSFGMVGVVAASALYFSLVEARPVLHEILILVFVTVTTPVTLMLLSRAALHRDRSDGNPDVPQPGPRVPAPQDNTAEHKV
- a CDS encoding K+/H+ antiporter subunit F, with translation MSSQIVEFSLIVAQVMLALAMVLAAYRMILGPRAQDRVLALDAFYVTGMLMLVTVGIRIGTSIFFEVALVIGMLGFVSTVALAKFLMRGEVIE